The following are encoded together in the Adhaeribacter arboris genome:
- a CDS encoding recombinase family protein, with the protein MKVAIYARVSTKQHQTTENQLLELRRWTQAMGHTIYKEYQEQVSGGRSDRSEFKQMFTDAHQRKFDLVFFWSLDRFSREGVSQTILYLAQLESYGVQFKSFTEQYLDSTGIFKEMIISLLATLAKQEKLRQSERVKAGLERVAAKGIKLGRPGVSSELLNQIPLLVKEGLSDRAIGKKLEISHQSVIRWKAKHPIS; encoded by the coding sequence ATGAAAGTAGCCATTTACGCCCGGGTTTCTACCAAGCAGCATCAAACAACCGAAAACCAATTATTAGAATTGCGCCGGTGGACGCAAGCCATGGGGCACACCATTTACAAAGAGTACCAGGAACAAGTCAGCGGCGGCCGCTCGGATCGATCTGAATTCAAACAAATGTTTACGGATGCGCACCAGCGCAAATTTGACCTAGTGTTTTTCTGGAGTCTGGACCGGTTTAGCCGAGAAGGCGTGAGCCAGACTATTCTCTACCTGGCGCAGCTGGAAAGCTATGGCGTTCAATTTAAATCTTTCACGGAGCAGTATCTGGACAGTACCGGCATTTTCAAAGAAATGATTATTTCCTTGCTGGCCACCTTGGCTAAGCAAGAAAAGCTCCGGCAATCCGAGCGGGTAAAAGCCGGATTGGAGCGAGTGGCAGCAAAAGGAATCAAACTTGGCCGGCCGGGAGTATCTTCAGAATTGTTAAACCAAATTCCGCTATTAGTAAAAGAAGGTTTGTCCGATCGGGCAATTGGCAAGAAACTTGAAATTTCTCACCAATCGGTGATAAGGTGGAAAGCAAAGCATCCAATCAGTTAG
- a CDS encoding phage holin family protein, with protein MYFQNILLPQLLPILLGLINRYIFSDWSFIAFLMVAVSLDTVTGIWVAYKFRKIHSMRLRKQFCEKVAQYGVGLILVHILSSHLVDGQPNQAFNTLMPYFKGVMYMVFLGAECISVDENMGKLGLPFLPKWFRRRMQEFNETGVLPPPPTKITSETENQSN; from the coding sequence ATGTACTTCCAAAACATTTTGTTACCGCAACTTTTGCCCATTCTTCTGGGCCTCATCAACCGGTATATTTTTTCTGACTGGAGTTTTATTGCTTTTCTGATGGTGGCTGTTTCGCTCGATACCGTAACGGGCATCTGGGTAGCTTATAAGTTTCGCAAGATCCACAGCATGCGTTTACGGAAGCAGTTTTGTGAAAAGGTGGCGCAGTACGGTGTGGGCTTAATTCTGGTGCACATTCTTTCTTCCCACCTGGTAGACGGCCAGCCTAATCAAGCTTTTAATACTTTAATGCCCTACTTCAAAGGTGTGATGTACATGGTTTTCCTGGGAGCCGAATGCATTAGCGTGGATGAAAACATGGGAAAACTGGGCTTGCCTTTTTTACCCAAGTGGTTTCGCCGGCGCATGCAGGAGTTTAACGAAACCGGAGTACTTCCCCCTCCCCCTACTAAAATTACTTCTGAAACTGAAAATCAATCCAATTAA
- a CDS encoding DUF6712 family protein produces the protein MALIKTIEEFQKWVGVNESTSLEAVMGDILLVEDEVIVKYLGRNFYEEYEEKYQAGGLNDLENKLLDKLQLAISNLAQESYLDLNQVQISDGGIHINSSETRKTAFQWQINNLRRGFLRKGYNGLERALNLLEDNIDAEEFATWSESPVATVFQQYFINTAQEFSKYYNIYDSRLTYLALLPILKKEERFLIEPVLGAGLFEEIKEQIKDRDLSPENKILLEEFIRPALAHLVVAHALAEEGFRLTPDGIELTFGRFDELNKEKASESASQLNRKIRNAHQDGQAYLVKLRNYLNEKSSVTTYHSYFISSLYQFPGSAQNVVIRNTDPTAKTYRFF, from the coding sequence ATGGCTTTAATTAAAACAATCGAAGAATTTCAAAAGTGGGTGGGTGTTAACGAAAGCACGAGCCTCGAAGCAGTCATGGGTGACATTCTGCTGGTAGAAGATGAAGTTATTGTCAAATACCTGGGCCGTAACTTTTATGAAGAGTACGAAGAAAAATACCAGGCCGGTGGTTTAAACGATTTAGAAAACAAGTTGCTGGATAAACTCCAGTTGGCTATCAGTAATCTGGCGCAGGAAAGCTACTTAGATTTAAATCAGGTACAAATCAGTGACGGTGGTATTCATATCAACAGTTCCGAAACCCGCAAAACAGCATTTCAGTGGCAGATTAATAACCTGCGCCGAGGCTTTTTACGCAAAGGCTACAATGGCCTGGAACGCGCCTTAAATCTACTGGAAGACAATATTGATGCGGAGGAGTTTGCTACTTGGTCAGAATCGCCGGTCGCTACGGTTTTTCAACAGTACTTTATTAATACCGCGCAGGAGTTCTCCAAGTATTATAACATTTACGATTCCCGGCTGACTTACCTGGCTCTGCTGCCGATCCTCAAGAAGGAAGAGCGCTTTTTAATCGAGCCGGTGCTAGGCGCCGGTCTTTTCGAAGAAATTAAAGAGCAGATCAAGGATCGGGACCTATCTCCCGAGAATAAAATTTTACTCGAGGAGTTTATCCGGCCGGCGCTGGCGCACCTGGTGGTGGCGCATGCCTTAGCCGAAGAAGGCTTCCGGTTAACACCGGACGGCATCGAGCTGACCTTTGGCCGCTTTGATGAGCTGAATAAAGAAAAAGCCTCCGAGAGTGCCAGCCAATTAAATCGCAAAATCCGGAACGCTCATCAGGATGGCCAGGCTTACTTGGTAAAACTGAGAAATTACCTTAACGAAAAATCCTCAGTTACTACTTACCATTCTTACTTTATCAGCTCCCTTTACCAATTCCCAGGATCCGCGCAAAATGTCGTGATCCGCAACACCGACCCAACCGCTAAAACCTACCGCTTCTTTTAA
- a CDS encoding DUF5675 family protein, whose product MSANQSTLTITRVLREAKQTLGTMTVKLGSQVIYNCKSLELPWRNNKPKVSCIPPGIYQVVKRNSPKYGDHFHIQDVPGRDYILIHQGNYHTDILGCILPGQAHTDINGDGLRDVTNSKNTLRMLLSLFPESFTLTIA is encoded by the coding sequence ATGTCTGCCAATCAATCCACCCTAACTATTACCCGCGTCCTTCGCGAAGCCAAACAAACTTTGGGAACCATGACCGTTAAACTTGGCTCTCAGGTTATTTATAACTGTAAATCTTTAGAGCTGCCCTGGCGCAACAACAAGCCGAAAGTAAGCTGCATTCCGCCCGGTATCTACCAGGTGGTAAAACGCAACTCGCCCAAGTACGGCGACCACTTCCATATCCAGGACGTGCCCGGTCGGGATTATATTTTAATTCATCAGGGTAATTACCACACCGACATTCTGGGCTGCATTCTACCTGGCCAAGCCCATACCGATATTAACGGCGATGGACTACGCGATGTAACTAATAGCAAGAATACCTTGCGCATGCTGTTGAGCCTTTTTCCAGAAAGTTTCACGTTAACCATCGCATAA
- a CDS encoding PAS domain-containing sensor histidine kinase, translating into MALTDWGAPFSSPLTESSHSVAFAFDIATNHFTYLNPAFETVWLKTRKSTQDNPASLLNTIHPDDRIHVFQAYEELLAGTLLLDMEFRIILRSHTQRWISVRPKLLTEQLVIVGFADDISAQKQHKETLQKFADKKNSILNILSHDLAGPFANIQSLATILAQYTVGIENEEIRGIINIIQQSSKQGMDLIQEFIRQEFLESAAAALVMVRVNLIEKLQIVMDEYLPTSRITGITFHFITSTDKVFLTLDMPKFFQVINNLVSNAIKFTPDGGNITISVEEQEDSVLIKVADTGIGIPAKYHATLFDKFTNARRPGIKGEPSVGLGMSIIKTIVEWHQGKIWFESQENKGTTFFIQVPKSIN; encoded by the coding sequence ATGGCTCTAACTGATTGGGGGGCACCTTTTTCCTCGCCCCTAACGGAATCATCTCATTCGGTTGCTTTTGCTTTCGATATTGCCACTAACCATTTTACTTATCTTAATCCAGCTTTTGAAACTGTTTGGCTTAAAACTCGGAAAAGTACGCAAGACAACCCAGCTTCGTTGCTCAATACTATCCATCCAGATGATAGAATTCACGTTTTTCAAGCTTATGAAGAACTGTTGGCAGGTACTTTACTGCTGGATATGGAATTTCGGATTATATTGAGGAGCCACACCCAACGATGGATCAGCGTCCGGCCTAAACTATTAACGGAACAATTAGTCATAGTTGGTTTTGCGGACGATATATCCGCTCAAAAGCAACACAAAGAAACGCTCCAAAAATTTGCCGATAAAAAGAACTCCATTCTCAATATTTTATCCCATGACTTGGCTGGTCCATTTGCCAATATTCAGAGCTTGGCTACCATATTAGCGCAATATACTGTAGGTATTGAAAATGAAGAAATCCGTGGTATAATTAATATTATTCAGCAAAGCAGTAAACAAGGTATGGATCTCATTCAAGAATTCATTAGACAAGAATTTTTGGAATCAGCCGCAGCTGCTTTAGTTATGGTACGGGTAAACCTAATAGAGAAGCTGCAAATTGTAATGGATGAGTATCTGCCTACGTCTAGAATAACCGGCATAACTTTTCATTTTATAACTTCTACCGATAAAGTTTTCCTAACCCTGGATATGCCTAAATTCTTCCAGGTAATTAATAATTTAGTTTCTAATGCGATAAAATTTACGCCGGATGGGGGTAATATTACTATTTCGGTGGAAGAACAAGAAGATTCTGTTTTAATTAAAGTGGCAGATACCGGAATTGGTATTCCGGCAAAATACCATGCTACACTATTTGATAAGTTTACCAATGCCCGACGACCTGGCATTAAAGGGGAACCTTCGGTTGGTTTGGGTATGTCTATCATTAAAACAATTGTAGAGTGGCACCAAGGTAAAATTTGGTTTGAGAGCCAAGAAAATAAAGGCACTACCTTTTTTATTCAGGTGCCAAAAAGTATAAATTAA
- a CDS encoding response regulator gives MSTPKKILLVDDDATAIFLSQRTLKRAEIEVEVLTAEHGLAALEIVKRVCEQEQCPELILLDINMPVMDGFEFLEALQTSADLSKADIKIVLVSSSTHYLDIARSKKYPGIDCIEKPLTIEKVSQFL, from the coding sequence ATGTCCACTCCCAAAAAAATATTACTAGTAGATGATGATGCAACTGCTATTTTCTTATCGCAAAGAACTCTTAAACGCGCCGAAATAGAAGTAGAAGTTCTAACCGCCGAACATGGATTAGCAGCCTTGGAAATAGTCAAACGGGTTTGTGAGCAAGAGCAATGCCCCGAGTTAATTTTACTGGATATTAATATGCCCGTAATGGATGGCTTCGAGTTTTTAGAAGCCCTGCAAACATCGGCAGATTTAAGCAAAGCGGATATTAAGATTGTTTTAGTTAGTAGCTCTACGCACTATTTGGATATTGCCAGGTCCAAGAAATATCCCGGAATTGATTGTATTGAAAAGCCGCTAACTATCGAGAAGGTGTCTCAGTTTTTATGA
- a CDS encoding molybdopterin-dependent oxidoreductase, protein MKYLFGLLLLLFQVTTPTTYAQTAIPTASLQISGEGLKTLSLSEKDLMAMKSITVDVKGHDEKQHTYTGVLLTDILNMAGAGVGEPGKKNTITSYVLVTAADKYKVIYALAELDPLFTDKTIILAFQADGKPLDQKDGPFQVIVPGEKRHARWIRQIVSIKLIAIP, encoded by the coding sequence ATGAAATATTTATTTGGCTTGCTGTTGTTATTATTTCAGGTAACCACGCCTACAACTTATGCCCAAACAGCTATTCCTACCGCCTCCTTGCAAATTAGTGGTGAAGGTTTAAAAACCCTTTCCCTTTCAGAAAAAGACCTTATGGCTATGAAATCAATAACTGTGGACGTAAAGGGCCATGATGAGAAGCAGCACACCTACACGGGAGTTTTATTGACGGATATATTAAACATGGCGGGAGCAGGAGTAGGGGAACCAGGTAAGAAAAATACTATCACCTCTTATGTGTTAGTTACCGCCGCTGATAAGTACAAAGTAATTTATGCCTTGGCTGAATTGGATCCGCTTTTCACCGATAAAACCATTATTTTAGCTTTTCAGGCAGATGGGAAACCATTAGACCAGAAGGATGGGCCTTTTCAAGTAATAGTGCCTGGTGAAAAGAGGCATGCCCGTTGGATAAGACAGATTGTTTCTATCAAGTTAATAGCAATTCCTTGA
- a CDS encoding phage antirepressor N-terminal domain-containing protein encodes MEALPKTIAKINDVDIIVIENGQKLVPIKPICEALGILPQGQIEKIKNDEILASTIQLSYTVGADGKEREMFCLPLKFVFGWLFTINPKNVRVEAQESVKKYKLLCYEILYQNFADHTTFLEQKQKATQEQIDRVNEVRSTFRNAQHIVRQETNRLNSLKSLTFEQWLANNRQMTFDFMREAEAPVAALAIAVKQK; translated from the coding sequence ATGGAAGCACTACCTAAAACAATTGCAAAAATTAATGACGTGGATATTATCGTTATTGAAAACGGTCAAAAGCTCGTTCCTATTAAACCCATCTGTGAAGCTTTAGGAATATTGCCTCAAGGTCAAATCGAAAAGATAAAAAATGACGAAATTCTAGCTTCAACTATACAGCTTAGCTATACAGTTGGAGCTGATGGAAAGGAGCGGGAAATGTTCTGTTTGCCTTTAAAATTTGTCTTTGGTTGGCTGTTTACCATTAACCCCAAGAACGTGCGGGTAGAGGCGCAGGAATCGGTCAAGAAGTACAAACTGCTCTGTTACGAAATCCTCTACCAGAACTTCGCCGATCACACCACCTTCCTGGAGCAAAAGCAAAAAGCCACCCAGGAGCAAATAGACCGGGTAAACGAGGTACGCTCCACGTTCCGCAATGCCCAGCACATTGTGCGCCAGGAAACCAACCGGCTCAACAGCCTTAAAAGCCTCACCTTTGAGCAGTGGCTGGCCAACAACCGCCAAATGACCTTCGATTTTATGCGCGAGGCTGAGGCCCCGGTGGCAGCGCTGGCCATTGCCGTAAAACAAAAATAG
- a CDS encoding chromo domain-containing protein, protein MGEIIPGSKHPLNGGNVTLAVGLSTVLATLANLIKDAHTRQIAVSLSPPTGYGLAFFIKWLYRELGHWRACKLIKEWIKELQTELHDPNTPIKRKTELLKQIDEQRQLLRKRQIDNLDDFKID, encoded by the coding sequence ATGGGGGAAATAATACCGGGCAGCAAACATCCGTTAAATGGAGGAAATGTTACGCTGGCCGTTGGCCTTTCTACCGTACTGGCTACTCTAGCCAATCTTATAAAAGATGCGCATACCCGGCAAATTGCCGTATCTCTTTCTCCACCTACCGGTTATGGTTTAGCTTTCTTTATTAAATGGTTGTACCGCGAATTAGGACATTGGCGAGCCTGTAAATTAATAAAAGAATGGATAAAAGAACTGCAAACCGAACTGCACGATCCTAATACCCCAATTAAAAGGAAAACTGAGTTGCTCAAGCAAATTGATGAACAACGGCAACTATTAAGAAAGCGCCAGATTGATAATTTAGATGATTTTAAAATTGATTAA